In Hyphomicrobiaceae bacterium, the following are encoded in one genomic region:
- the pyrH gene encoding UMP kinase, translated as MMTTKFRYKRLLLKLSGEALMGQNAYGIDMSVCDRLAGDVAEARDAGAEIAVVVGGGNIFRGLTGAAKGMDRATGDYMGMLATVMNALAFQNALEKRKVPARVLSAIPMPTVCESYVRPKALSYIEKGHVCIFAAGTGNPFFTTDTAATLRAIEMNCDCVAKATSVDGVYSADPKKDQNAKRYDQLTYSEVLAKDLKVMDGAAIALARDNHLPVLVFSIEEAGNLLKALKGEARATAIHD; from the coding sequence ATAATGACAACGAAATTCAGGTACAAGCGCCTGCTGCTGAAACTGTCGGGCGAGGCCCTCATGGGCCAGAATGCCTATGGCATCGACATGAGTGTGTGTGACCGCTTGGCCGGTGACGTAGCTGAAGCCCGGGATGCGGGGGCTGAAATCGCCGTGGTTGTCGGCGGTGGAAACATATTTCGGGGCCTAACCGGCGCGGCCAAGGGCATGGACCGGGCCACCGGTGACTACATGGGCATGTTGGCAACGGTCATGAATGCGCTCGCTTTTCAGAATGCTCTGGAAAAACGCAAGGTTCCCGCCCGTGTGCTTTCGGCTATCCCGATGCCCACCGTGTGCGAATCCTACGTTCGCCCCAAGGCGTTAAGCTACATTGAGAAGGGCCACGTGTGCATCTTTGCAGCTGGAACCGGTAACCCATTCTTCACCACGGATACCGCCGCAACCTTGCGTGCTATCGAGATGAATTGCGATTGTGTAGCCAAGGCAACGAGCGTCGATGGGGTGTATTCGGCCGATCCCAAGAAGGATCAGAACGCCAAGCGATACGACCAGCTGACGTATTCGGAGGTTTTGGCCAAGGATCTCAAAGTGATGGATGGTGCGGCAATCGCCCTTGCCCGCGACAATCATCTTCCGGTATTGGTGTTTTCCATCGAGGAGGCTGGCAATCTGCTCAAAGCGCTGAAAGGTGAGGCGCGGGCAACCGCTATTCACGATTAG
- a CDS encoding 30S ribosomal protein S2 has translation MALPAFNMRQLLEAGVHFGHQAHRWNPKMAPFIYGSRNKIHILDLTQTVPLLHQALLKVSDTVANGGRVLFVATKRQASDGIADAAKRSAQYYMNHRWLGGTLTNWKTVSQSIRRLRQLDDILADPQGRTKKEVLNIQRERDKLNQSLGGIKDMGGTPDLLFVIDTNKEQIAIQEARKLGIPIVAVVDTNCDPDGIDFPVPGNDDAGRAITLYCDLIARAALDGLERSQGSAGIDVGASEAPPAEDLPSVSFKGIEAARGEADDLKRITGISPKLEQRLNDAGVFHFWQLADLDSDHANALDRQLKLKGQVISEDWVAQAKKLMEATSA, from the coding sequence ATGGCGCTTCCCGCCTTCAATATGCGTCAGCTTTTGGAAGCTGGCGTTCACTTTGGCCACCAGGCTCACCGCTGGAACCCTAAGATGGCTCCGTTCATCTATGGGTCGCGCAACAAAATCCACATTCTTGACCTGACGCAGACCGTGCCGCTGCTTCATCAGGCCTTGCTTAAGGTTTCCGACACGGTTGCCAACGGCGGCCGCGTACTGTTCGTCGCCACCAAGCGTCAGGCTTCCGACGGCATCGCCGATGCGGCCAAGCGTTCGGCTCAGTACTACATGAACCATCGTTGGCTCGGCGGTACGTTGACGAACTGGAAGACGGTTTCTCAGTCGATCCGTCGTCTGCGCCAGCTCGACGATATTCTTGCCGATCCGCAGGGCCGCACGAAGAAGGAAGTGCTCAACATCCAGCGCGAACGCGACAAGCTCAATCAGTCGCTCGGCGGCATCAAAGACATGGGCGGCACGCCCGACTTGCTGTTCGTCATCGACACCAACAAAGAGCAGATCGCGATCCAGGAAGCGCGCAAGCTTGGCATTCCGATCGTTGCGGTCGTTGACACCAACTGCGATCCCGATGGCATCGACTTCCCGGTTCCGGGTAACGACGACGCTGGTCGCGCCATCACGCTCTATTGCGATCTCATCGCACGCGCCGCGCTCGATGGTCTTGAGCGTTCGCAGGGCTCGGCCGGTATCGATGTCGGTGCTTCCGAAGCGCCGCCCGCGGAAGATCTGCCCAGCGTCAGCTTCAAGGGCATCGAGGCAGCGCGCGGTGAGGCCGACGATCTCAAGCGTATCACGGGCATCTCGCCCAAGCTTGAGCAGCGCCTAAATGACGCCGGCGTCTTCCACTTCTGGCAGCTCGCCGATCTCGACAGCGATCACGCCAACGCTCTTGATCGTCAGCTGAAGCTCAAGGGCCAGGTGATCAGCGAGGATTGGGTAGCCCAGGCCAAGAAGCTGATGGAAGCAACCTCCGCCTAA
- the dnaE gene encoding DNA polymerase III subunit alpha, with translation MPEPTQNTPATLPFIHLKVHSAYSLLEGALPISKLAKLAVGYGYPALGLTDTNNLFGALEFSQKLSGEGVQPIVGTSVDIDFGDMADTNNPTMRPVSNTPRAGIAGRIALFAMNADGYANLMKLSRALFFDPSADELPHIKISRLEEACEGLIALTGGPLGPIDKALNDEQTDRAIERLATLEKIFGDRLYVELQRHGLASEERVEPQLLRLAYERGLPIVATNECYFATRSDYEAHDALLCIADGRYVVEDNRRRASPEHYFKSPEEMAKLFADLPEALENTIEIAIRCAFRPKGRKPILPRFVKSDDSVPEIEQFRLEAAELKRQAMAGLKARISKHGPAPGFTTEEYDKRLAYEVDVITQMKFPGYFLIVADFIKWSKANGVPVGPGRGSGAGSLVAYALTITDLDPLRFGLLFERFLNPERVSMPDFDIDFCQEKRDRTIDYVQKKYGEDRVAQIITHGKLQARAVLRDVGRVLQMPYGQVDRLCKLVPNNPANPVTLREAIDGEPKLQEARDAEPIVAKLLEIAEKLEGLYRHASTHAAGMVIGDRPLEELVPLYRDPKSHFPITQFNWKMVEAAGLVKFDFLGLKTLTVLEKAVDLVKRTRGVDVDLPALPLDDRKSYDLLARADTAGVFQLESTGMRESLKRLKPDRFEDIIAMVALYRPGPMDNIPTYINRKHGEEPVDYLHPMLEPILKETYGVIIYQEQVIQIAQVMGGYTLGQADLLRRAMGKKDKVEMARQQARFVEGALSKGVKKEDAVYIFELVDKFAGYGFNKSHAAAYALVSYHTAYMKANYREEFLAASMTLDMGNTDKLAMFAGEARKSNIALLPPCVNESGVDFGARAPKEGEKGGAIRYSLAALKNIGASAVETIVKERDAKGPYGSLADFAGRLDPKALNKRGIETLAKAGAFDTLEPNRAVVAANADTILNEASTKAQDADVGQTSFFGEMTSSAGGARATLKLKPAQSWTPMERLAAEFEAVGFYLSGHPLDSYELVLDKLGVKKFTDFEALTARGATAGRLAGIVVSARERKSQKGNKFAFAMFSDTTGQFEAVVFSDTLAAARDLLEPGTPVIVSVEAERDGEMLKMRAQSIEALEKAAAAVPRNVRVVVDEKAACGSKLIPALRGLMKPAGRGGEIRLVMTLEDSAREVEMVLPGRYEISPQTLSKIGVLDGVNEVIET, from the coding sequence ATGCCGGAACCGACTCAAAACACTCCCGCAACGCTGCCCTTCATCCACCTCAAGGTGCATTCGGCATACTCGCTGCTGGAAGGCGCGCTGCCGATCTCCAAACTGGCCAAGCTTGCCGTCGGATATGGCTATCCTGCGCTCGGGCTGACCGACACCAACAATCTATTCGGCGCACTTGAGTTCTCCCAGAAGCTGTCTGGCGAAGGGGTGCAGCCGATCGTAGGCACGTCCGTCGATATCGATTTCGGCGACATGGCCGATACGAATAATCCGACTATGCGGCCCGTGTCGAATACACCGCGCGCAGGCATCGCGGGACGCATTGCATTGTTCGCAATGAACGCGGATGGTTATGCAAACCTGATGAAGCTGTCGCGTGCCTTGTTTTTCGATCCCTCAGCCGACGAGCTGCCGCACATCAAGATAAGTCGCCTTGAGGAGGCTTGCGAAGGGCTGATTGCGCTGACAGGGGGACCGCTCGGTCCCATCGACAAGGCCCTCAACGACGAGCAGACCGATCGCGCCATTGAGCGGTTGGCGACGCTGGAAAAGATCTTCGGCGACCGGCTCTATGTTGAACTGCAACGGCACGGTCTGGCGTCTGAGGAGCGCGTCGAACCACAACTGCTTCGCCTTGCCTATGAGCGTGGGCTGCCAATCGTCGCGACCAACGAATGCTATTTTGCAACCCGGTCCGACTACGAAGCGCACGACGCGCTTTTGTGCATCGCGGACGGCCGCTACGTGGTGGAGGACAATCGTCGCCGCGCAAGCCCGGAGCACTATTTCAAAAGTCCCGAGGAGATGGCCAAGCTGTTTGCCGATCTCCCGGAGGCGCTAGAGAACACCATCGAGATTGCGATCCGCTGCGCCTTCCGCCCGAAGGGACGCAAACCGATTTTGCCGCGCTTTGTGAAAAGCGACGACAGTGTGCCTGAAATCGAGCAATTCCGCTTGGAGGCCGCCGAGCTCAAAAGGCAGGCCATGGCAGGGTTGAAGGCTCGCATTTCCAAGCATGGTCCGGCGCCGGGCTTTACTACTGAGGAGTATGACAAGCGCCTCGCCTATGAGGTCGATGTCATCACGCAAATGAAGTTTCCGGGATACTTTCTCATCGTTGCGGACTTCATCAAGTGGTCGAAGGCGAACGGTGTGCCTGTGGGGCCTGGGCGCGGTTCGGGCGCCGGATCGCTCGTCGCGTATGCGCTCACCATCACCGATCTTGATCCGCTGCGGTTCGGACTGCTGTTTGAGCGTTTCCTCAATCCCGAACGTGTTTCGATGCCGGACTTCGACATCGACTTCTGCCAGGAGAAGCGTGACCGCACGATCGATTACGTGCAGAAAAAATACGGCGAAGACCGCGTCGCCCAGATCATCACGCACGGCAAGCTGCAGGCGCGTGCGGTGTTGCGCGACGTTGGCCGCGTGCTGCAAATGCCATACGGCCAAGTGGATCGACTGTGCAAACTGGTGCCCAACAATCCGGCTAACCCGGTGACACTCAGGGAGGCCATCGACGGCGAGCCCAAGCTGCAGGAAGCACGCGACGCGGAACCCATCGTCGCGAAGCTTCTTGAGATAGCTGAGAAACTTGAAGGGCTTTACCGGCACGCCTCCACCCATGCTGCCGGCATGGTGATCGGCGACAGGCCGCTGGAAGAGTTGGTGCCGCTCTATCGCGATCCCAAATCGCATTTCCCCATCACTCAGTTCAACTGGAAGATGGTGGAGGCGGCAGGGCTGGTGAAGTTCGACTTCCTCGGTCTCAAGACGCTCACCGTGCTCGAAAAGGCCGTCGATCTCGTCAAGCGGACGCGCGGCGTCGATGTCGATCTGCCGGCTCTGCCGCTGGATGACAGGAAGTCCTACGATCTGCTCGCGCGCGCCGATACAGCGGGTGTGTTCCAGTTGGAAAGTACGGGCATGCGCGAAAGCTTGAAGCGGCTGAAGCCGGACCGCTTCGAGGACATCATCGCCATGGTGGCGCTGTATCGCCCCGGTCCCATGGATAACATTCCCACCTACATCAATCGCAAGCACGGAGAGGAGCCGGTTGATTACCTGCACCCGATGTTGGAGCCGATCCTGAAAGAGACCTACGGCGTCATCATCTATCAGGAGCAGGTCATTCAGATTGCACAGGTGATGGGTGGCTACACGCTCGGCCAGGCCGACTTGCTCCGTCGCGCGATGGGTAAGAAAGACAAAGTCGAGATGGCACGGCAGCAGGCGCGCTTCGTGGAGGGCGCCCTTTCAAAGGGCGTGAAAAAGGAAGACGCTGTCTACATCTTCGAGTTGGTCGACAAGTTCGCGGGCTACGGCTTCAACAAATCCCATGCCGCCGCTTACGCCCTCGTCAGCTATCACACGGCGTACATGAAGGCCAACTACCGCGAAGAGTTTTTGGCCGCATCCATGACGCTCGATATGGGCAACACCGACAAGTTGGCGATGTTTGCTGGCGAGGCGCGCAAGTCGAACATCGCATTGTTACCCCCATGCGTGAACGAGTCGGGCGTGGACTTCGGCGCGCGTGCTCCCAAGGAAGGCGAGAAGGGTGGTGCAATCCGCTATTCGCTCGCGGCCTTGAAGAACATCGGCGCGTCGGCGGTCGAAACAATCGTCAAAGAACGCGATGCCAAGGGACCCTACGGATCGCTTGCCGATTTCGCCGGACGTCTGGACCCGAAGGCGTTGAACAAGCGGGGCATCGAAACGCTCGCCAAAGCCGGAGCATTCGATACCCTTGAGCCCAACCGGGCGGTCGTTGCGGCTAACGCCGATACGATTCTCAACGAGGCCAGTACAAAGGCGCAGGATGCCGATGTAGGACAGACCAGTTTCTTCGGCGAGATGACATCTTCGGCGGGCGGCGCGCGCGCAACGTTGAAATTGAAACCGGCCCAGTCCTGGACTCCGATGGAAAGGCTTGCGGCAGAATTCGAGGCCGTCGGCTTCTATCTTTCGGGCCATCCGCTCGACAGTTACGAACTGGTGTTGGACAAGCTGGGTGTGAAAAAGTTCACCGATTTCGAGGCGCTCACCGCTCGCGGTGCGACGGCAGGTCGCTTGGCCGGGATCGTCGTGTCGGCACGCGAACGTAAATCTCAAAAGGGCAACAAGTTCGCATTCGCGATGTTCTCCGATACGACCGGACAATTCGAAGCGGTTGTGTTCTCCGACACCTTGGCCGCCGCCCGTGACTTGCTGGAACCCGGAACACCGGTCATCGTTTCGGTCGAAGCCGAGCGGGATGGTGAAATGTTGAAGATGCGTGCGCAATCGATTGAAGCTCTCGAAAAGGCCGCTGCCGCAGTTCCGCGCAATGTGCGTGTTGTGGTCGATGAGAAGGCCGCTTGTGGCAGTAAGCTCATTCCGGCTTTGCGCGGCCTCATGAAGCCTGCTGGTCGTGGCGGTGAAATCAGACTTGTCATGACGCTGGAGGATAGCGCGCGCGAGGTGGAGATGGTACTGCCTGGGCGCTACGAGATCTCGCCACAGACGTTAAGCAAGATCGGCGTTCTCGACGGCGTCAACGAGGTGATCGAAACCTAG
- the tsf gene encoding translation elongation factor Ts — translation MTTITAADVKKLRDMTGAGMMDCKNALTETNGDIEAAVDLLRKKGLSKAAKKSGRIAADGLIGVVAKGTQGAVVEVNSETDFVARNGQFQDMVRDITSLAPAANGDVAKLLAAAYPGTKNTVEDHVKEMVATIGENMSVRRTAAVSVKDGVVADYMHSKVADGLGKIGVLVGLESAGDKPSLFEFGRKIAMHIAASPTTLVVSEGELSKEAIDRERAIYIEQAKAEPRNAGKSDEILAKASEGRLRKEFFGSVVLMNQIFLIGEGKTTVADAVKEAEKAIGAPVKIASFVRYGLGEGIDKKEEDFAEEVAKAARGG, via the coding sequence ATGACCACGATCACCGCCGCAGACGTCAAAAAGCTGCGCGATATGACCGGCGCCGGTATGATGGATTGCAAGAACGCGCTGACAGAGACCAACGGCGATATCGAGGCCGCAGTGGATCTGCTGCGCAAGAAGGGCCTGTCCAAGGCCGCCAAGAAGTCGGGCCGCATCGCAGCCGACGGCCTCATTGGCGTCGTTGCCAAAGGCACGCAGGGCGCCGTGGTCGAGGTGAATTCGGAAACGGACTTCGTCGCACGCAACGGCCAATTCCAGGACATGGTGCGTGACATCACCTCGCTCGCGCCTGCCGCTAACGGCGATGTCGCCAAGCTCTTGGCCGCCGCCTATCCCGGCACCAAGAACACCGTCGAAGATCACGTCAAAGAGATGGTGGCCACCATTGGCGAGAACATGAGCGTGCGCCGCACTGCTGCCGTCTCGGTCAAGGATGGCGTAGTCGCAGACTACATGCACTCCAAGGTCGCTGACGGGCTCGGCAAGATCGGTGTGCTCGTGGGGCTGGAGAGCGCTGGCGACAAGCCCTCGTTGTTCGAGTTCGGTCGCAAGATCGCGATGCACATCGCAGCATCGCCCACGACCCTGGTCGTGAGCGAGGGCGAGCTTTCCAAGGAGGCCATCGATCGTGAGCGCGCGATTTACATCGAGCAGGCCAAGGCCGAGCCGCGCAATGCTGGCAAGTCGGACGAAATTCTCGCCAAAGCCAGCGAAGGCCGCCTGCGCAAGGAATTCTTCGGTTCCGTCGTTCTGATGAATCAGATTTTCCTGATCGGAGAGGGCAAGACGACGGTGGCAGATGCCGTCAAGGAAGCCGAGAAGGCCATCGGTGCGCCGGTCAAAATCGCCAGCTTCGTGCGCTACGGGCTGGGCGAGGGCATCGATAAGAAGGAAGAGGACTTCGCCGAAGAGGTCGCCAAGGCCGCGCGCGGCGGCTAG
- the frr gene encoding ribosome recycling factor, producing MTNFDLNEIDKRMHASIEAFKRELVGLRTGRAHANLLDPVHVTVYGSRMPLNQVATVSVPEPRMITVQVWDRSNVMAVDKGIREANLGLNPITDGQILRLPIPPLTTDRRQELVKLAHKYAEQTKVAIRNVRRDAMELLKKFEKDGKMSQDEHRGQSDKVQQLTDKIIKEVDQTLAAKEAEIQKV from the coding sequence CTGACGAATTTTGATCTCAACGAGATCGACAAACGCATGCATGCTTCGATTGAGGCGTTCAAGCGTGAGCTTGTGGGTTTGCGAACCGGCCGTGCACACGCCAATCTCTTGGACCCGGTCCACGTCACGGTCTACGGTTCGCGTATGCCTCTCAACCAGGTGGCCACCGTTTCGGTTCCTGAGCCGCGGATGATCACGGTTCAAGTTTGGGATCGCTCCAACGTCATGGCGGTCGACAAGGGAATCCGCGAGGCGAACCTTGGCCTGAATCCGATCACCGATGGACAGATATTGCGCCTGCCCATTCCGCCGCTGACGACGGACCGCCGTCAGGAGCTTGTCAAACTTGCTCACAAATATGCAGAGCAGACGAAGGTGGCCATTCGCAACGTGCGTCGGGACGCCATGGAGCTTCTCAAGAAGTTCGAAAAGGACGGCAAGATGAGTCAGGACGAACATCGCGGTCAGTCCGACAAGGTGCAGCAGCTGACCGACAAGATCATCAAGGAAGTGGATCAGACGCTCGCCGCCAAGGAGGCGGAAATCCAAAAGGTGTAA
- a CDS encoding RMD1 family protein, whose product MTTLPAKVSAGLATRTVRALQLGESLDLKGLDRADIFSLTPLGFRTASGGSAVLFRSGAAVFIGLNPIEEDEIVRGLGSRLVNPLEEREVESLELSFGADDDTVAANGVVSLKADDPARLLIVAEVLASAVGLSLAERRVGTAFVRVAEVAEELKAGSISTGSHRNILSDIGEALSIQSRLAGRIGLDDKPDVLWEHPELERLWMKLAEEFDLKSRANAIAQKLAVIRDSADTLSGLLSTRTSHRLEWYIIALIAFEIVLGLYDRFWK is encoded by the coding sequence ATGACAACCCTCCCTGCAAAGGTCTCGGCTGGGCTTGCGACCAGAACGGTCCGCGCCCTGCAACTTGGTGAAAGTCTCGATCTCAAGGGGCTCGACCGTGCGGATATCTTTTCGCTCACTCCGCTTGGCTTTCGGACAGCCTCGGGAGGAAGCGCGGTGCTGTTTCGCTCTGGAGCCGCCGTCTTCATCGGGTTGAACCCGATCGAAGAAGACGAAATCGTGCGCGGCCTGGGCTCCCGTCTTGTCAATCCGCTTGAGGAACGGGAAGTCGAAAGCCTAGAACTGAGCTTTGGAGCCGACGATGACACCGTTGCCGCGAACGGCGTCGTTTCGCTCAAGGCTGATGACCCAGCCCGACTGCTGATCGTGGCCGAGGTTCTTGCCAGTGCCGTGGGCTTGTCCCTCGCCGAGCGCCGCGTGGGAACGGCATTCGTGCGCGTCGCAGAAGTTGCGGAGGAACTGAAGGCCGGCAGCATCTCGACCGGCTCCCACCGCAACATCCTCTCCGACATCGGCGAAGCACTCTCGATACAAAGCCGCTTGGCCGGCCGCATCGGTCTCGACGACAAGCCAGATGTTCTATGGGAGCATCCAGAGCTCGAACGACTTTGGATGAAACTGGCCGAAGAATTTGATTTGAAAAGCCGGGCCAACGCAATCGCCCAAAAACTCGCCGTCATTCGCGACAGCGCCGACACCCTCAGCGGATTGCTGTCCACTCGGACCTCGCACCGTTTGGAGTGGTACATCATCGCGCTGATTGCGTTTGAAATCGTCTTGGGGCTTTACGACAGGTTCTGGAAATAA
- a CDS encoding isoprenyl transferase has product MKVSDDVTTNSELGRAEGSQTGPRHVAIIMDGNGRWAKSRGLPRTIGHRQGVEAVRRTVRAAMEMGIPYLTIYSFSSENWSRPADEISDLMGLMKRFIRRDLAELHQEGVRIRIIGERDLVDPELLTLIDEAVEITRNNDKLNLIIAFNYGARTEIAKAARKLAEKVASGELEPSEITPEMLGEELDTGEVPDPDLLIRTSGEMRLSNFLLWQTAYTEFVFLDTFWPDFDKSAFEAAVAEYLARERRFGGLTKRSSA; this is encoded by the coding sequence ATGAAGGTTTCTGACGACGTGACGACGAACAGCGAGCTGGGCCGAGCAGAGGGATCGCAAACAGGTCCTCGTCACGTCGCCATCATCATGGATGGCAATGGCCGGTGGGCGAAGAGCCGCGGTCTGCCGCGCACGATCGGACATCGTCAAGGCGTGGAAGCCGTGCGTCGCACGGTGCGCGCCGCGATGGAAATGGGTATCCCGTATCTGACGATCTACAGCTTCTCGTCAGAGAACTGGTCGCGGCCGGCTGATGAGATTTCAGATCTCATGGGCCTGATGAAACGCTTTATTCGCCGCGATCTGGCGGAGCTTCATCAGGAAGGCGTTCGCATCCGTATCATCGGCGAGCGTGACTTGGTTGATCCCGAACTGCTCACCCTCATCGATGAAGCGGTCGAAATCACCCGCAACAACGATAAGCTCAACTTGATTATCGCTTTCAACTACGGCGCTCGCACGGAGATCGCGAAGGCGGCACGCAAGCTGGCGGAGAAGGTTGCTTCTGGTGAGCTGGAGCCGAGCGAAATCACGCCGGAAATGCTTGGTGAAGAACTCGACACCGGCGAGGTGCCCGACCCCGATCTGTTGATCCGGACTTCGGGCGAAATGCGGTTGTCCAATTTCCTTCTATGGCAAACGGCCTATACCGAGTTCGTTTTTCTCGATACCTTCTGGCCAGACTTCGACAAGAGCGCGTTTGAGGCTGCTGTTGCCGAATACTTGGCGCGTGAGCGCCGTTTCGGCGGGCTCACAAAGCGCTCGTCGGCGTGA
- a CDS encoding phosphatidate cytidylyltransferase yields the protein MSDEDQNAQSASPPTATTPVISRELQLRLVSGAVVAAVALLALWAGPIPFAFLVFAVAAAMSWEWGRIVRKDGFDVPGVLHIAIVGAAAVLSGLGMAGLAVAAVAGGAIVVSALLFGGGQAKLSSLGVLYTGLPVVALVWLRSDASLGLLAVLFILIAVATTDVAAYATGRTIGGPKLAPRISPGKTWSGLAGGVFAAAISGCLLGLLTQRGNPGWMAFLAFVLALVSQGGDLAESALKRSYGLKDASDLIPGHGGFMDRMDGLVAAATLAALIALMIDAYAPARALLHGS from the coding sequence ATGAGCGATGAGGACCAAAATGCGCAAAGCGCCTCGCCTCCGACCGCGACCACACCTGTGATTTCGCGCGAGCTTCAACTTCGGCTCGTCTCGGGGGCCGTCGTTGCAGCCGTTGCTTTGTTGGCGCTTTGGGCTGGGCCAATTCCATTTGCGTTTTTGGTTTTTGCCGTTGCCGCTGCGATGAGTTGGGAATGGGGCCGCATCGTTCGCAAAGATGGCTTTGACGTTCCTGGAGTTCTGCACATCGCGATCGTCGGTGCCGCCGCCGTATTGTCCGGACTGGGTATGGCAGGTCTTGCCGTCGCCGCCGTTGCCGGTGGTGCGATCGTGGTCTCCGCATTGCTGTTTGGCGGAGGGCAAGCCAAGCTGTCGAGCCTCGGCGTGCTATATACTGGCTTGCCCGTTGTGGCCTTGGTCTGGCTGCGCAGCGATGCGTCGTTGGGACTGCTTGCCGTGCTTTTCATTTTGATTGCCGTCGCGACGACGGATGTGGCCGCTTACGCTACGGGACGCACCATCGGAGGCCCCAAATTGGCTCCCCGCATCTCGCCTGGAAAAACATGGTCGGGACTTGCTGGGGGTGTGTTTGCGGCTGCGATTTCGGGCTGCTTGCTGGGGCTTCTCACGCAGCGCGGCAATCCGGGCTGGATGGCCTTTCTGGCGTTCGTTCTGGCTTTGGTATCGCAGGGCGGAGACTTGGCGGAATCCGCGCTGAAACGATCTTATGGATTGAAGGACGCCAGCGACCTCATTCCAGGGCACGGCGGCTTCATGGATCGTATGGACGGGCTTGTGGCCGCCGCCACGTTGGCAGCGCTGATCGCATTGATGATTGATGCTTACGCGCCTGCGCGCGCCCTGCTGCATGGTTCGTGA
- a CDS encoding 1-deoxy-D-xylulose-5-phosphate reductoisomerase encodes MRQTASAAHVAGARRISVLGATGSIGTSTLDLIGRDSEAFEVVALTAQSRPEELASLALKHRARVAVIGDEAHYETLKSALSGSGIEVAAGAQALCDVAQEDTDCIMAAIVGAAGLKPTFAAIAQGRRIALANKECLVSAGDVFTAEIARKGAELVPVDSEHSAAFQLLSGAEPGSIEKIVLTASGGPFRQWDQAALEAARPEQALKHPNWSMGDKITIDSATLMNKGLELIEAFHLFPVAADQIDIVVHPQSIVHCLVMYKDGSVLAQMAPPDMRTPIAVALAWPARMAAPTERLDLVRLGTLTFEAPDEARFPALRLAREALRTGGTAPAVLNGANETAVAAFLASRIGFCDIARTVERALEGAEKEGALNAPGCLEDVLAADALARRLAQAHINEYQ; translated from the coding sequence ATGCGCCAGACTGCAAGTGCGGCCCACGTGGCTGGTGCTCGGCGCATTTCGGTGCTTGGCGCGACGGGCTCGATTGGGACCAGCACTCTTGACCTCATCGGCCGCGATTCTGAAGCCTTTGAGGTTGTTGCGCTGACGGCGCAGTCGCGCCCGGAGGAGCTTGCAAGCCTCGCCCTCAAACACCGCGCGCGGGTGGCCGTCATCGGCGATGAAGCACATTATGAAACGTTGAAATCGGCCTTGTCGGGCAGCGGCATAGAGGTGGCGGCCGGAGCCCAGGCGCTCTGCGACGTGGCTCAGGAAGATACCGATTGCATCATGGCTGCGATCGTCGGCGCTGCGGGCTTGAAGCCGACGTTTGCTGCGATCGCTCAAGGCAGGCGGATTGCGCTTGCCAATAAAGAGTGCCTTGTCTCTGCAGGCGATGTCTTTACCGCAGAGATTGCCCGCAAGGGTGCAGAGCTGGTCCCCGTGGACAGCGAGCATTCGGCTGCCTTTCAATTGCTGTCGGGCGCCGAGCCCGGCTCAATCGAAAAAATCGTGCTGACAGCGTCGGGCGGACCGTTTCGCCAGTGGGACCAGGCGGCGCTCGAAGCTGCACGGCCTGAACAGGCGCTCAAGCATCCCAACTGGTCGATGGGCGATAAGATCACTATCGATTCGGCGACTTTGATGAACAAGGGGCTCGAACTGATTGAAGCTTTCCATCTGTTCCCCGTAGCCGCTGATCAAATCGACATCGTGGTGCATCCTCAATCTATCGTGCACTGCCTCGTGATGTACAAGGATGGCTCGGTGCTGGCTCAGATGGCGCCGCCCGATATGCGCACGCCCATCGCCGTCGCGCTCGCTTGGCCCGCCCGCATGGCAGCTCCGACCGAACGTCTCGACCTTGTGCGGCTTGGCACTTTGACCTTCGAAGCCCCAGATGAAGCGCGATTTCCCGCATTGCGTCTCGCACGCGAGGCATTGCGCACAGGCGGAACGGCTCCGGCTGTCCTCAACGGCGCAAACGAGACTGCGGTGGCTGCCTTCCTAGCTAGCCGAATTGGCTTCTGCGACATTGCGCGCACAGTGGAACGTGCGCTTGAAGGAGCGGAAAAAGAGGGCGCTCTCAACGCCCCCGGTTGCCTTGAGGACGTACTCGCTGCGGATGCTCTGGCAAGACGGTTGGCACAAGCCCACATCAACGAGTATCAGTAG